A stretch of Henckelia pumila isolate YLH828 chromosome 4, ASM3356847v2, whole genome shotgun sequence DNA encodes these proteins:
- the LOC140867544 gene encoding myosin-11-like isoform X2, translated as MGTPVNIIIGSHVWVEDPAVAWIGGQVTKINGQEAEIQRTDGKKIITKLSKLYPKDMEAPAGGVDDMTKLSYLHEPGVLANLRSRYELNEIYTYTGNILIAINPFQKLSHLYNQHMMQQYKGAPFGELSPHVFAVADVAYRAMINEGRSNSILVSGESGAGKTETTKMLMRYLAFLGGRAATEGRTVEQQVLESNPVLEAFGNAKTVRNNNSSRFGKFVEIQFDKQGRISGAAIRTYLLERSRVCQISDPERNYHCFYLLCAAPQEEIEKYKLNHPKSFHYLNQSKCYELVGVNDAHEYLATRRAMDIVGISKTEQEAIFRVVAAILHIGNIDFAKGKEIDSSVPKDDKAIFHLKTVAELLMCDPASLEDALCKRVMITPEEVIKRSLDPLSAAVSRDGLAKTVYSRLFDWLVNKINNSIGQDHKSKSLIGVLDIYGFESFKHNSFEQFCINFTNEKLQQHFNQHVFKMEQEEYSKEEIDWSYIEFVDNQDVLDLIEKKPGGIIALLDEACMFPKSTHETFSNKLYQMFRNNKRFVKPKLSRTDFTIAHYAGEVQYQSDQFLDKNKDYVVPEHQDLLGSSKCSFVAGLFPPIPEETTKSSKFSSIGSRFKLQLQQLMETLNATEPHYIRCVKPNNLLKPAIFENANIMQQLRCGGVLEAIRISCAGFPTRRPFFEFIIRFGLLAPEVLEGNYDEKIACKRIMEKKGLKGFQIGKTKVFLRAGQMAELDARRAEVLSIAAKSIQRRIRTHIARKNFIALKKASIYVQSYCRGRLACRLFESMNKEAAALKIQKNSLRYQARNVYRRLQISVLVIQTGFRTMDARNRFRLRRQTKAITVIQAWWRCHRASFYFRKLKRGAIAAQCRWRGINAKRELRKLKMAARETGALKEAKDKLEKQLEELTWRLQLEKRSRVDLEEAKALEIVKLQSLLDDMQKKVDETNAILVREREAAKKAIEEAPPVIKETPVYIEDTEKIKSLTDEVDNLKASLKYEKEISDDLRRKYAEEQECSEERREKLEETEKKDNQLQESLHRLEEKLNNLESENKVLRQQALSMTPNKFLSGRSRSIIQRNDSGHMFGDTKMHVDLHSPSFSEGDDKPQKSLNEKQQESQELLVRCISQHLGFAANRPIAACIIYKCLLQWRSFEVERTSVFDRIIQTIGQCIEKTQDNNDVLAYWLSNASTLLLLLQRTLKASGAAGMAPQRRRSSSNTLFGRMTHSFRGTPHGVNLSFVNGLSGGVDTLRQVEAKYPALLFKQQLTAYVEKIYGLIRDNLKKEISPLLGLCIQAPRTSRASLVKGSSRSVANTAAQQALIAHWQGIVKSLGNFLNTLKANHVPPFLVRKVFTQIFSFINVQLFNSLLLRRECCSFSNGEYVKAGLSELQLWCSNATEEYAGSAWDELKHIRQAIGFLVLHQKPKKTSDEISHDLCPVLSIQQLYRISTMYWDDKYGTHSVSSDVIANMRMLMTEDSNNAHTLFC; from the exons ATG GGCACTCCTGTGAACATAATCATTGGGTCTCATGTCTGGGTTGAGGATCCGGCTGTAGCTTGGATTGGTGGGCAAGTAACCAAAATTAATGGCCAGGAAGCTGAGATTCAGAGGACCGATGGGAAGAAG ATCATCACCAAGTTGTCAAAACTTTATCCCAAGGATATGGAAGCTCCTGCCGGAGGTGTTGATGACATGACAAAGTTGTCTTATCTGCATGAGCCTGGAGTTCTTGCGAATCTCAGAAGTAGATATGAACTGAACGAAATATAT ACTTACACTGGCAATATTCTGATAGCTATAAATCCTTTCCAAAAATTATCTCATCTATACAACCAGCATATGATGCAACAGTATAAAGGAGCTCCGTTTGGAGAACTAAGCCCTCATGTCTTTGCTGTTGCTGATGTAGCTTACAG GGCCATGATAAATGAAGGAAGGAGCAATTCCATACTGGTCAGCGGTGAAAGTGGAGCAGGTAAAACTGAGACCACTAAGATGCTTATGAGGTACCTTGCCTTTTTGGGCGGTCGAGCTGCTACTGAAGGACGCACTGTTGAACAACAAGTTCTTGAA TCCAATCCAGTTCTTGAAGCATTTGGCAATGCTAAAACTGTTAGAAATAACAATTCCAG TCGTTTTGGTAAATTTGTCGAGATCCAGTTTGACAAGCAAGGGAGAATATCAGGTGCAGCTATTAGAACTTATCTTCTTGAGAGATCCCGAGTTTGCCAAATATCCGATCCCGAGCGTAACTATCATTGCTTTTACCTTCTATGTGCAGCACCACAAGAG GAAATTGAAAAGTACAAGTTAAATCACCCGAAGTCTTTTCACTATCTGAACCAATCAAAATGCTATGAGCTGGTTGGTGTAAATGACGCCCATGAGTACCTTGCTACAAGAAGAGCAATGGACATTGTTGGAATAAGTAAAACAGAACAG GAAGCAATTTTCAGAGTTGTTGCTGCTATTCTTCACATCGGTAATATTGATTTTGCAAAAGGAAAGGAAATTGATTCATCGGTTCCCAAAGATGACAAAGCCATTTTTCATCTAAAAACAGTTGCTGAACTTCTCAT GTGTGATCCTGCATCACTAGAAGATGCATTGTGTAAACGTGTGATGATCACTCCTGAAGAAGTTATAAAGAGAAGCCTAGATCCTTTGAGTGCAGCAGTTAGTAGGGATGGATTAGCTAAGACAGTATATTCTAGGCTGTTTGATTG GTTGGTGAATAAGATCAATAATTCAATCGGGCAAGACCATAAATCAAAATCTCTGATTGGGGTCCTTGACATTTATGGCTTTGAAAGTTTTAAACACAATAG TTTTGAGCAGTTTTGTATTAACTTTACGAATGAGAAGCTGCAACAGCATTTTAACCAG CACGTTTTCAAAATGGAACAAGAAGAATACTCGAAGGAGGAAATTGATTGGAGCTACATTGAGTTTGTTGATAACCAAGATGTTTTAGATCTTATTGAGAAG AAACCAGGTGGAATAATTGCTCTTCTTGATGAAGCATG TATGTTCCCAAAATCAACTCATGAAACATTCTCTAATAAGCTCTATCAGATGTTCAGGAATAATAAGAGATTCGTCAAACCAAAATTGTCTCGTACAGATTTTACCATCGCACATTACGCTGGGGAG GTCCAATACCAATCTGATCAGTTTTTGGACAAAAATAAAGACTACGTTGTTCCTGAGCACCAAGATCTGTTGGGTTCTTCCAAATGTTCTTTTGTAGCAGGCCTTTTCCCTCCAATACCTGAAGAGACAACAAAATCATCAAAGTTCTCTTCTATAGGTTCACGTTTTAAG TTACAACTGCAACAGTTGATGGAAACTCTAAATGCAACTGAACCTCACTACATAAGATGTGTGAAGCCTAATAATCTTCTTAAACctgccatttttgaaaatgcaAATATAATGCAACAGCTAAGATGTGGT GGTGTTTTAGAGGCAATCAGGATTAGTTGTGCAGGATTTCCTACTCGCCGGCCTTTCTTTGAGTTTATAATCAGATTTGGACTTCTTGCACCAGAGGTTTTGGAAGGCAA CTATGATGAAAAGATTGCATGCAAGAGGATTATGGAAAAGAAGGGGCTAAAAGGTTTCCAG ATTGGCAAAACAAAAGTATTCCTAAGAGCTGGTCAGATGGCGGAGTTAGATGCACGTAGAGCAGAAGTTTTAAGTATTGCTGCAAAATCTATTCAACGGCGCATACGGACACATATTGCTCGTAAAAATTTTATAGCATTGAAGAAGGCCTCAATCTATGTACAATCCTATTGTAGAG GTAGATTGGCATGTAGACTATTTGAGAGCATGAATAAGGAAGCAGCTGCtttaaaaattcagaaaaattcaCTTAGATACCAAGCTAGAAATGTATATCGAAGACTCCAGATTTCAGTTCTTGTCATACAAACTGGTTTCCGTACCATGGATGCTCGTAATAGATTCAGACTCAGGAGGCAAACTAAAGCCATTACTGTTATTCAG GCATGGTGGCGCTGCCACAGAGCTTCGTTTTACTTTAGGAAGCTAAAGAGAGGGGCGATAGCTGCACAATGCCGATGGAGAGGAATAAATGCAAAACGTGAATTGCGGAAGCTTAAAATG GCTGCAAGGGAGACAGGTGCACTCAAAGAGGCAAAAGATAAGCTTGAGAAACAACTTGAGGAACTTACATGGCGCTTACAACTTGAAAAACGTTCAAGG GTGGATCTGGAAGAAGCCAAAGCTCTAGAGATTGTAAAGTTGCAGAGTTTATTGGACGACATGCAGAAGAAAGTTGATGAAACAAATGCAATACTTGTAAGAGAACGCGAGGCTGCAAAGAAAGCCATTGAAGAAGCACCTCCTGTCATCAAAGAAACTCCTGTTTATATTGAAGATACTGAAAAAATCAAATCACTTACAGATGAAGTTGACAACCTGAAG gCTTCTTTAAAATACGAAAAGGAAATATCTGATGACTTGCGGAGGAAATATGCTGAAGAACAGGAATGTAGTGAAGAGAGACGAGAAAAATTAGAAGAGACAGAAAAAAAGGATAATCAATTACAGGAGTCTTTGCACAG GCTTGAAGAGAAGCTGAATAATCTTGAGTCAGAGAATAAAGTTCTTCGTCAACAGGCTTTGTCAATGACACCAAATAAGTTCCTGTCTGGGCGTTCTCGATCAATTATCCAG AGGAATGATAGTGGGCATATGTTTGGGGACACTAAGATGCATGTG GATCTACATAGCCCGTCATTTTCTGAAGGCGATGACAAACCACAAAAATCACTTAATGAGAAACAACAAGAAAGTCAGGAGTTGCTAGTTCGTTGTATTTCACAGCATTTGGGTTTTGCGGCCAACAGGCCAATTGCAGCCTGTATTATTTACAAGTGTCTTTTGCAGTGGAGATCTTTTGAAGTTGAAAGAACAAGTGTTTTTGACCGGATCATCCAAACTATAGGTCAATGTATTGAG AAAACACAAGATAACAATGATGTGTTGGCTTATTGGTTGTCAAATGCTTCAACTTTACTCTTGCTGCTCCAACGCACATTGAAAGCAAGTGGTGCAGCTGGAATGGCCCCTCAACGTCGCAGGTCATCCTCAAATACTTTATTTGGCAGGATGACACAT agCTTCAGAGGAACGCCTCATGGAGTAAATCTTTCCTTTGTGAATGGCCTGTCTGGTGGAGTAGACACTTTACGTCAAGTAGAAGCCAAGTACCCTGCTTTGCTGTTCAAGCAACAACTCACCGCATATGTGGAGAAAATTTATGGACTGATACGTGATAATTTGAAGAAGGAGATTTCTCCACTTCTTGGCCTGTGTATCCAG GCACCAAGAACTTCCAGAGCAAGCTTGGTTAAGGGATCATCACGTTCAGTTGCCAATACGGCAGCACAACAAGCTTTGATTGCACACTGGCAAGGCATTGTAAAGAGCCTTGGAAATTTCTTGAACACCTTGAAAGCTAATCAT GTGCCACCATTTTTAGTCCGCAAGGTGTTCACACAGATTTTTTCATTCATCAATGTGCAATTATTCAACAG CCTCCTTTTAAGACGAGAATGTTGTTCGTTCAGTAATGGTGAATATGTCAAGGCTGGGCTCTCTGAATTACAACTTTGGTGTAGTAATGCAACCGAAGAG TACGCTGGTTCGGCTTGGGATGAGCTGAAGCATATAAGACAAGCCATTGGGTTTCTG GTTCTCCACCAAAAGCCAAAGAAAACATCAGATGAAATTAGTCATGACCTCTGTCCC GTACTGAGCATTCAACAGTTGTACCGGATCAGTACGATGTACTGGGATGACAAATATGGCACACATAGTGTGTCTTCGGAT GTTATAGCCAACATGAGGATGCTGATGACTGAGGACTCGAATAATGCA CATACCCTTTTCTGTTGA
- the LOC140867544 gene encoding myosin-11-like isoform X5, translating into MGTPVNIIIGSHVWVEDPAVAWIGGQVTKINGQEAEIQRTDGKKIITKLSKLYPKDMEAPAGGVDDMTKLSYLHEPGVLANLRSRYELNEIYTYTGNILIAINPFQKLSHLYNQHMMQQYKGAPFGELSPHVFAVADVAYRAMINEGRSNSILVSGESGAGKTETTKMLMRYLAFLGGRAATEGRTVEQQVLESNPVLEAFGNAKTVRNNNSSRFGKFVEIQFDKQGRISGAAIRTYLLERSRVCQISDPERNYHCFYLLCAAPQEEIEKYKLNHPKSFHYLNQSKCYELVGVNDAHEYLATRRAMDIVGISKTEQEAIFRVVAAILHIGNIDFAKGKEIDSSVPKDDKAIFHLKTVAELLMCDPASLEDALCKRVMITPEEVIKRSLDPLSAAVSRDGLAKTVYSRLFDWLVNKINNSIGQDHKSKSLIGVLDIYGFESFKHNSFEQFCINFTNEKLQQHFNQHVFKMEQEEYSKEEIDWSYIEFVDNQDVLDLIEKKPGGIIALLDEACMFPKSTHETFSNKLYQMFRNNKRFVKPKLSRTDFTIAHYAGEVQYQSDQFLDKNKDYVVPEHQDLLGSSKCSFVAGLFPPIPEETTKSSKFSSIGSRFKLQLQQLMETLNATEPHYIRCVKPNNLLKPAIFENANIMQQLRCGGVLEAIRISCAGFPTRRPFFEFIIRFGLLAPEVLEGNYDEKIACKRIMEKKGLKGFQIGKTKVFLRAGQMAELDARRAEVLSIAAKSIQRRIRTHIARKNFIALKKASIYVQSYCRGRLACRLFESMNKEAAALKIQKNSLRYQARNVYRRLQISVLVIQTGFRTMDARNRFRLRRQTKAITVIQAWWRCHRASFYFRKLKRGAIAAQCRWRGINAKRELRKLKMAARETGALKEAKDKLEKQLEELTWRLQLEKRSRVDLEEAKALEIVKLQSLLDDMQKKVDETNAILVREREAAKKAIEEAPPVIKETPVYIEDTEKIKSLTDEVDNLKASLKYEKEISDDLRRKYAEEQECSEERREKLEETEKKDNQLQESLHRLEEKLNNLESENKVLRQQALSMTPNKFLSGRSRSIIQRNDSGHMFGDTKMHVDLHSPSFSEGDDKPQKSLNEKQQESQELLVRCISQHLGFAANRPIAACIIYKCLLQWRSFEVERTSVFDRIIQTIGQCIEKTQDNNDVLAYWLSNASTLLLLLQRTLKASGAAGMAPQRRRSSSNTLFGRMTHSFRGTPHGVNLSFVNGLSGGVDTLRQVEAKYPALLFKQQLTAYVEKIYGLIRDNLKKEISPLLGLCIQVHQELPEQAWLRDHHVQLPIRQHNKL; encoded by the exons ATG GGCACTCCTGTGAACATAATCATTGGGTCTCATGTCTGGGTTGAGGATCCGGCTGTAGCTTGGATTGGTGGGCAAGTAACCAAAATTAATGGCCAGGAAGCTGAGATTCAGAGGACCGATGGGAAGAAG ATCATCACCAAGTTGTCAAAACTTTATCCCAAGGATATGGAAGCTCCTGCCGGAGGTGTTGATGACATGACAAAGTTGTCTTATCTGCATGAGCCTGGAGTTCTTGCGAATCTCAGAAGTAGATATGAACTGAACGAAATATAT ACTTACACTGGCAATATTCTGATAGCTATAAATCCTTTCCAAAAATTATCTCATCTATACAACCAGCATATGATGCAACAGTATAAAGGAGCTCCGTTTGGAGAACTAAGCCCTCATGTCTTTGCTGTTGCTGATGTAGCTTACAG GGCCATGATAAATGAAGGAAGGAGCAATTCCATACTGGTCAGCGGTGAAAGTGGAGCAGGTAAAACTGAGACCACTAAGATGCTTATGAGGTACCTTGCCTTTTTGGGCGGTCGAGCTGCTACTGAAGGACGCACTGTTGAACAACAAGTTCTTGAA TCCAATCCAGTTCTTGAAGCATTTGGCAATGCTAAAACTGTTAGAAATAACAATTCCAG TCGTTTTGGTAAATTTGTCGAGATCCAGTTTGACAAGCAAGGGAGAATATCAGGTGCAGCTATTAGAACTTATCTTCTTGAGAGATCCCGAGTTTGCCAAATATCCGATCCCGAGCGTAACTATCATTGCTTTTACCTTCTATGTGCAGCACCACAAGAG GAAATTGAAAAGTACAAGTTAAATCACCCGAAGTCTTTTCACTATCTGAACCAATCAAAATGCTATGAGCTGGTTGGTGTAAATGACGCCCATGAGTACCTTGCTACAAGAAGAGCAATGGACATTGTTGGAATAAGTAAAACAGAACAG GAAGCAATTTTCAGAGTTGTTGCTGCTATTCTTCACATCGGTAATATTGATTTTGCAAAAGGAAAGGAAATTGATTCATCGGTTCCCAAAGATGACAAAGCCATTTTTCATCTAAAAACAGTTGCTGAACTTCTCAT GTGTGATCCTGCATCACTAGAAGATGCATTGTGTAAACGTGTGATGATCACTCCTGAAGAAGTTATAAAGAGAAGCCTAGATCCTTTGAGTGCAGCAGTTAGTAGGGATGGATTAGCTAAGACAGTATATTCTAGGCTGTTTGATTG GTTGGTGAATAAGATCAATAATTCAATCGGGCAAGACCATAAATCAAAATCTCTGATTGGGGTCCTTGACATTTATGGCTTTGAAAGTTTTAAACACAATAG TTTTGAGCAGTTTTGTATTAACTTTACGAATGAGAAGCTGCAACAGCATTTTAACCAG CACGTTTTCAAAATGGAACAAGAAGAATACTCGAAGGAGGAAATTGATTGGAGCTACATTGAGTTTGTTGATAACCAAGATGTTTTAGATCTTATTGAGAAG AAACCAGGTGGAATAATTGCTCTTCTTGATGAAGCATG TATGTTCCCAAAATCAACTCATGAAACATTCTCTAATAAGCTCTATCAGATGTTCAGGAATAATAAGAGATTCGTCAAACCAAAATTGTCTCGTACAGATTTTACCATCGCACATTACGCTGGGGAG GTCCAATACCAATCTGATCAGTTTTTGGACAAAAATAAAGACTACGTTGTTCCTGAGCACCAAGATCTGTTGGGTTCTTCCAAATGTTCTTTTGTAGCAGGCCTTTTCCCTCCAATACCTGAAGAGACAACAAAATCATCAAAGTTCTCTTCTATAGGTTCACGTTTTAAG TTACAACTGCAACAGTTGATGGAAACTCTAAATGCAACTGAACCTCACTACATAAGATGTGTGAAGCCTAATAATCTTCTTAAACctgccatttttgaaaatgcaAATATAATGCAACAGCTAAGATGTGGT GGTGTTTTAGAGGCAATCAGGATTAGTTGTGCAGGATTTCCTACTCGCCGGCCTTTCTTTGAGTTTATAATCAGATTTGGACTTCTTGCACCAGAGGTTTTGGAAGGCAA CTATGATGAAAAGATTGCATGCAAGAGGATTATGGAAAAGAAGGGGCTAAAAGGTTTCCAG ATTGGCAAAACAAAAGTATTCCTAAGAGCTGGTCAGATGGCGGAGTTAGATGCACGTAGAGCAGAAGTTTTAAGTATTGCTGCAAAATCTATTCAACGGCGCATACGGACACATATTGCTCGTAAAAATTTTATAGCATTGAAGAAGGCCTCAATCTATGTACAATCCTATTGTAGAG GTAGATTGGCATGTAGACTATTTGAGAGCATGAATAAGGAAGCAGCTGCtttaaaaattcagaaaaattcaCTTAGATACCAAGCTAGAAATGTATATCGAAGACTCCAGATTTCAGTTCTTGTCATACAAACTGGTTTCCGTACCATGGATGCTCGTAATAGATTCAGACTCAGGAGGCAAACTAAAGCCATTACTGTTATTCAG GCATGGTGGCGCTGCCACAGAGCTTCGTTTTACTTTAGGAAGCTAAAGAGAGGGGCGATAGCTGCACAATGCCGATGGAGAGGAATAAATGCAAAACGTGAATTGCGGAAGCTTAAAATG GCTGCAAGGGAGACAGGTGCACTCAAAGAGGCAAAAGATAAGCTTGAGAAACAACTTGAGGAACTTACATGGCGCTTACAACTTGAAAAACGTTCAAGG GTGGATCTGGAAGAAGCCAAAGCTCTAGAGATTGTAAAGTTGCAGAGTTTATTGGACGACATGCAGAAGAAAGTTGATGAAACAAATGCAATACTTGTAAGAGAACGCGAGGCTGCAAAGAAAGCCATTGAAGAAGCACCTCCTGTCATCAAAGAAACTCCTGTTTATATTGAAGATACTGAAAAAATCAAATCACTTACAGATGAAGTTGACAACCTGAAG gCTTCTTTAAAATACGAAAAGGAAATATCTGATGACTTGCGGAGGAAATATGCTGAAGAACAGGAATGTAGTGAAGAGAGACGAGAAAAATTAGAAGAGACAGAAAAAAAGGATAATCAATTACAGGAGTCTTTGCACAG GCTTGAAGAGAAGCTGAATAATCTTGAGTCAGAGAATAAAGTTCTTCGTCAACAGGCTTTGTCAATGACACCAAATAAGTTCCTGTCTGGGCGTTCTCGATCAATTATCCAG AGGAATGATAGTGGGCATATGTTTGGGGACACTAAGATGCATGTG GATCTACATAGCCCGTCATTTTCTGAAGGCGATGACAAACCACAAAAATCACTTAATGAGAAACAACAAGAAAGTCAGGAGTTGCTAGTTCGTTGTATTTCACAGCATTTGGGTTTTGCGGCCAACAGGCCAATTGCAGCCTGTATTATTTACAAGTGTCTTTTGCAGTGGAGATCTTTTGAAGTTGAAAGAACAAGTGTTTTTGACCGGATCATCCAAACTATAGGTCAATGTATTGAG AAAACACAAGATAACAATGATGTGTTGGCTTATTGGTTGTCAAATGCTTCAACTTTACTCTTGCTGCTCCAACGCACATTGAAAGCAAGTGGTGCAGCTGGAATGGCCCCTCAACGTCGCAGGTCATCCTCAAATACTTTATTTGGCAGGATGACACAT agCTTCAGAGGAACGCCTCATGGAGTAAATCTTTCCTTTGTGAATGGCCTGTCTGGTGGAGTAGACACTTTACGTCAAGTAGAAGCCAAGTACCCTGCTTTGCTGTTCAAGCAACAACTCACCGCATATGTGGAGAAAATTTATGGACTGATACGTGATAATTTGAAGAAGGAGATTTCTCCACTTCTTGGCCTGTGTATCCAGGT GCACCAAGAACTTCCAGAGCAAGCTTGGTTAAGGGATCATCACGTTCAGTTGCCAATACGGCAGCACAACAAGCTTTGA